The DNA sequence TTATTGATGGGGATGCTAACGCCGCTGTTGTATACTTGGAGGGGAAAGCAGGGGCGGATCCGATGTCAATGGCTAGGTATAATCTTACTAAGGATAATATGCTAGGCAATATGTTTTGGGCGGATGGTGGCAGTAGAGTTGATTACCAATACTTTGGGGATGTTCTAGCCTTTGATTCGAcctacaagaaaaataaatatcagAGACCGCTGGTGATATTTTCTGGTGTGAATAACCATAAGCAAACGACAATATTTGGGTTTGGCTTGGTGTTAGATGAAAGCGTTGGGTCTTATAAGTGGTTACTGGAAAGTTTGTTGGAAGTCATGTGTAAGAAGCAGCCGTCGGTTGTCGTCACGGATGGCTGTGACTCAATGAAAGCTGCAATCAAGTCTGTTTTTCCGGAGGCAACGCATTGGTTGTGTGCTTGGCATATGGAGAAGAACGTAACCGCCAATGTGAAGGAAGAGGGACTGCGGCAATGTTTCACCCAGTGGCTGTATTTAGAAATGGAAATAGATGAATTTGAGGCTGAGTGGGATGATGCCGTTGAAGAGTATGGGTTGCAAAATAGTTTTTGGGCCAAAGAAACTTTTCAGAAGAGGATGATGTGGGCTAATGCGTATCTACAAGACAAGTTCTGTGCAGGCTTTCGGACAACATCCCGGTGCGAAGGCATTAACGCGTACGTGAAGAATTTTCTTAAGTCTAGGCACAGTCTCCTCGATATGGTTAAAAATTTGGAGTTGGTCCTGCGAGAGTATCGAAATAACGAATTGCTTGCACAATTTAGATCACTCCATGGGATGCCAGTTATGACAACTTGTTTGGATCCTCTTGAAAAGTATGATGCACATGCATACACACGGGAGATATTCGTTGATGCGAAGAAGGAAATAGTGGGTGTCAGTGCAGTTAATTTTGTAGCCAAGATTAGACGTTCAACTACAATGGTGTACACGTTGGAGGAATACGGCGACCCAGGTAGAGAGGTGATTGTGTTGTACGATAGGGTTTCAAAGAAAATGGAGTGCGGATGCAATTTTTGGAGGCAGAAGGGTATACCTTGTCGGCATATGTTTTTTGTAATGAAGAATGAGCATTTAACTCGAATTCCTGAGAGCCTGGTTCTGAATAGGTGGCGCAAGGATGCAAAGTCGTTGGATAAGTATGCTGAGACAACGGAAGTTGCTAGTGAGATTAGTTTCTTGTTGCGCCATGGTACACTTCATGCAGCCGCACAGTGGATGCTATATGTTGGAGGCAGGAGCCCTTCGTCTTTCACACAGGCGCTTAATGGTCTCCATACGCTGTGTCAAGAACTAGATAGAGGCCCTGAAAATGGGGGTCAGAAGAAAGCTGTTGATACGGTTGAGTTACATGACCCTGTTGTTGCGAAGACCAAGGGTGCCCCTCGTGTGAGGAGGCAGGGCGGACGAAAAAAGCGCTGCACCCGTTGCCGCAAAACGGGGCACACAAAACGATACTGCAATGCCGACCGGTCCTTTGTTTCCAAAGGTGAAGATAGCAAAGAATTTGAGGCGACAAATTTAGGGTCGAAGGGGTCATCGCCAACGGAACAGGTGAAAACTCCGCATACCCTTCTTTATTGTAGCAAGTATAGTTGTCTTCTTAAAAAATTATCTGTTTTTGTTTCCTACCGATGGCTTCATTCCGCTGTTTCGCGTGCAGGTCCGTTTCGAGCAAGGCAAGAAGGGTGTCCCTGGACCCAATAATTTGTCTACACATGTTTGGTTGGAGGCATCAGGTTCGAAGATTAGATCACATCGTGAAATTCCTGCTGCAACTGGACGTAAGGAGACTATGGAATGGGAGAGGAACATGATAAGTAACACCGATGAAGTACTAGCACAGGTATGTGGTTTTGGTTAGCTACTCCTAGTAAAAAATCTGTCTACTGCACTCATGTTTTGGTGGCaccttaaaattaattttcaaaacgaAATTGAGTAATTATGTTTACTTTTACCTATGCAGCTGATGACTCAAGCAACTGATATCAGTTCAAGATTGGGTTCGAGCTTCCCAGCATAATTAGTAGTCGAAGTTGGTGTTCATTAGACAATTCAGTTTCCTACTATAATAGCTGTGCTTTAAGCTCTTTGTTGTCTTAAGTGTTAGTTCCTATGTTTGGTTGAGTATAATATTGGATGGGTAAAAAGAGTGCTTACTTAAGTGCGAATGAAATGTCATTTCAACCACTGATAAATGAAATGTAGAAAACAAGTTATATCTTTCATATGGATAATTATTGCAGGCAGCTATTTGCTATTTGTGTACATTCATTACATGAAGTGTGTGTATTAGCCTTCTTTTCATGGTCACAAGAAGTGCAATTAACATCTGCCAAACCATTGAAAGATTAACATGAGATTAACGAAATCAATACAAGAACTAGTAATAGTCAGGCGTAAATTAATTAAGATTCTTTGATATACTCGCGTCTCCAGTTCCATCATTGAAGATTATCATGATATTAATGAAATCAATACTAGGGCTATCAATATTAAGGCGTTAAATAACATATGATAGTCCTTGATATACTAGCAGGTTCACTTCCATTTAGTATGCCAACCTTTTTATTTGTCAATATACCTTGATCATAAATTAGTTTCAT is a window from the Arachis hypogaea cultivar Tifrunner chromosome 17, arahy.Tifrunner.gnm2.J5K5, whole genome shotgun sequence genome containing:
- the LOC112762984 gene encoding protein FAR1-RELATED SEQUENCE 9-like; translation: MSVEEAGEYGDVLQLSKEEIMNKAFCSDEAAFEFYRRAGLRERRHYDRLDRQRGHRPKTRTNCEAKLSVYLDVVSGIWRAHGVPTSKILGYMAGQSGGYSLMGFTKKDAYNYINKAKRAKIIDGDANAAVVYLEGKAGADPMSMARYNLTKDNMLGNMFWADGGSRVDYQYFGDVLAFDSTYKKNKYQRPLVIFSGVNNHKQTTIFGFGLVLDESVGSYKWLLESLLEVMCKKQPSVVVTDGCDSMKAAIKSVFPEATHWLCAWHMEKNVTANVKEEGLRQCFTQWLYLEMEIDEFEAEWDDAVEEYGLQNSFWAKETFQKRMMWANAYLQDKFCAGFRTTSRCEGINAYVKNFLKSRHSLLDMVKNLELVLREYRNNELLAQFRSLHGMPVMTTCLDPLEKYDAHAYTREIFVDAKKEIVGVSAVNFVAKIRRSTTMVYTLEEYGDPGREVIVLYDRVSKKMECGCNFWRQKGIPCRHMFFVMKNEHLTRIPESLVLNRWRKDAKSLDKYAETTEVASEISFLLRHGTLHAAAQWMLYVGGRSPSSFTQALNGLHTLCQELDRGPENGGQKKAVDTVELHDPVVAKTKGAPRVRRQGGRKKRCTRCRKTGHTKRYCNADRSFVSKGEDSKEFEATNLGSKGSSPTEQVRFEQGKKGVPGPNNLSTHVWLEASGSKIRSHREIPAATGRKETMEWERNMISNTDEVLAQLMTQATDISSRLGSSFPA